The [Actinobacillus] rossii genome contains a region encoding:
- the fis gene encoding DNA-binding protein Fis: MFEQQRTPASDALTVSVLNSQSQVTNKPLRDSVKQALRNYLSQLDGQDVTELYELVLAEVEHPMLDMVMQYTRGNQTRAALMLGVNRGTLRKKLKKYGMG, encoded by the coding sequence ATGTTTGAACAACAACGTACTCCTGCTTCTGATGCGTTAACCGTATCAGTATTAAATTCACAATCTCAAGTAACGAATAAACCACTTCGTGACTCTGTCAAACAAGCGTTACGTAACTATCTTTCTCAATTAGATGGTCAAGATGTCACGGAACTTTATGAATTAGTATTAGCGGAAGTGGAACATCCTATGTTAGATATGGTGATGCAATATACTCGCGGTAACCAAACTCGTGCGGCTTTAATGCTTGGTGTGAACCGTGGCACATTACGCAAAAAATTGAAAAAATATGGTATGGGCTAA
- the menC gene encoding O-succinylbenzoate synthase, translating into MTIREYHLYRYSIPVDSQLILRNRFLKQREGLLVQIKCKDSEGWGEIAPLPEFSQETLEQAQEQAIQWLQDWDKALSENQKLSLDGLYPSVAFGLSCALAELKDTLQTEGNYQVAPLCYGDPDELYEPLDQMQGDKVAKIKVGMYEANRDGLIADMLLEAIPDLQLRLDANRSWTPAKAAMFAKYVKPEHRARIQFLEEPCKTRDESRQFAQETGIHIAWDESVREAGFEVKAEPYVAAIVIKPTLVGSLEKCVNLIEQAHQQGLKVVISSSIESSFGLTQLARIAAQYTPNVTPGLDTLNLMEYQIIRSWKDSSLPVIQLNSEFITQIL; encoded by the coding sequence ATGACAATCCGAGAGTATCATCTTTACCGTTATTCTATTCCTGTTGATAGCCAATTAATTTTACGTAATCGTTTTTTAAAACAGCGCGAAGGTTTGTTGGTACAAATTAAATGTAAAGATTCTGAAGGTTGGGGCGAGATTGCGCCGTTACCTGAATTTAGTCAAGAAACGCTAGAACAAGCACAAGAACAGGCAATTCAGTGGTTGCAAGATTGGGATAAAGCGCTGTCAGAAAATCAAAAGCTTTCTTTGGACGGTTTGTATCCTTCTGTTGCTTTTGGCCTAAGTTGTGCATTGGCTGAACTAAAAGATACATTACAAACAGAAGGGAATTATCAAGTTGCCCCACTTTGTTATGGTGACCCTGACGAGCTTTATGAACCATTGGATCAAATGCAAGGTGATAAAGTGGCAAAAATTAAAGTGGGCATGTATGAAGCGAACCGAGACGGTTTAATTGCAGATATGTTGTTGGAAGCCATTCCTGATTTACAGTTGCGTTTGGATGCAAATCGGAGTTGGACACCAGCCAAAGCGGCGATGTTTGCGAAATATGTAAAACCTGAACACCGCGCGCGTATTCAATTTTTGGAAGAACCTTGCAAAACCCGTGATGAAAGCCGTCAATTTGCGCAAGAAACAGGTATTCATATTGCTTGGGACGAATCCGTACGCGAAGCAGGTTTTGAAGTAAAAGCCGAGCCTTATGTGGCTGCTATTGTGATTAAACCTACATTGGTCGGTTCCTTAGAAAAATGTGTTAACTTAATTGAACAGGCGCATCAACAAGGCTTAAAAGTAGTAATTAGCTCAAGTATTGAAAGTAGCTTTGGTTTAACGCAGTTGGCTCGCATTGCCGCACAATATACGCCAAATGTGACGCCGGGCTTAGACACGTTAAACTTGATGGAATATCAAATTATCCGTTCTTGGAAAGATTCATCCTTACCCGTTATCCAGCTGAACAGTGAGTTTATTACGCAAATTCTTTAG
- the menB gene encoding naphthoate synthase, protein MLYPSEDFLYAPIEWVDHSEGYTDIRYHKSTDGIAKITINRPEVRNAFRPQTVKEMIHAFADARFDEKIGVIVLTGEGEYAFCAGGDQKIRGDYGGYKDDSGVHHLNVLEFQRDIRTCPKPVVAMVAGYAVGGGHVLHMMCDLTIAADNAKFGQTGPKVGSFDGGWGASYMARIVGQKKAREIWFLCRMYDAQEALNMGLVNTVVPYADLEKETVRWCREMLQNSPIALRCLKAALNADCDGQAGLQELAGNATMLFYMTEEGQEGRNAFNEKREPDFSKFRRNP, encoded by the coding sequence ATGTTATATCCAAGCGAAGACTTTCTCTATGCTCCAATAGAATGGGTAGATCACAGTGAAGGCTATACCGATATTCGTTACCACAAATCAACAGATGGTATCGCAAAAATTACCATTAACCGCCCTGAAGTGCGCAATGCGTTCCGCCCACAAACAGTCAAAGAAATGATTCACGCCTTTGCTGATGCACGTTTTGATGAAAAAATTGGTGTCATCGTGTTAACCGGCGAAGGGGAATATGCGTTCTGCGCTGGCGGTGACCAAAAAATTCGCGGCGACTACGGTGGTTATAAAGACGATAGTGGTGTACACCACTTAAACGTTTTAGAATTCCAGCGTGATATTCGTACTTGTCCAAAACCTGTGGTAGCAATGGTGGCAGGTTATGCGGTAGGCGGTGGTCACGTGTTACATATGATGTGTGATTTAACTATTGCCGCGGATAACGCAAAATTCGGTCAAACCGGCCCGAAAGTAGGCTCATTTGACGGCGGCTGGGGTGCAAGCTATATGGCGCGTATCGTAGGTCAGAAAAAAGCCCGTGAAATCTGGTTCTTATGCCGTATGTACGATGCACAAGAAGCCTTAAATATGGGCTTGGTCAATACTGTTGTGCCTTATGCTGATTTAGAAAAAGAGACCGTGCGTTGGTGTCGTGAAATGCTACAAAACAGCCCAATTGCATTACGCTGCTTAAAAGCGGCATTAAATGCAGACTGTGACGGTCAAGCGGGTCTGCAAGAGCTTGCTGGCAACGCAACCATGTTGTTCTATATGACGGAAGAAGGTCAAGAAGGTCGCAACGCATTCAACGAAAAACGCGAACCTGATTTCAGCAAATTCCGCCGTAATCCTTAA
- the menH gene encoding acyl-CoA thioester hydrolase YfbB, with amino-acid sequence MKLVFLHGLLGDKDDWQNVIQNCPHVDCISLDLPFHGNAKNIAVKSFENCADYLSSQLQSAVKNEPYFLVGYSLGGRIALYYALQAQCEKGNLQGLILEGANLGLIDETEKTARWQNDEKWANQFCSIPLENVLNDWYQQPVFAHLNDQERIALIQKRAGNCGENIGKMLRATSLAKQPYLGDKVRSSLLPIYYFVGEKDQKFRQIAECEKLNTKLIIGAGHNTHLENPMGFVKALQEIFA; translated from the coding sequence ATGAAACTCGTTTTTTTGCACGGATTGCTCGGTGATAAGGATGATTGGCAAAACGTCATCCAAAACTGTCCGCACGTTGACTGTATTTCATTGGATTTACCTTTTCACGGCAATGCAAAAAATATTGCTGTAAAAAGCTTTGAGAATTGTGCAGATTATTTATCATCACAACTCCAAAGTGCAGTGAAAAATGAACCTTATTTTTTAGTGGGCTACTCGCTTGGTGGGCGAATCGCTTTGTATTACGCGTTGCAAGCGCAATGCGAAAAAGGCAATCTTCAAGGATTAATTTTAGAAGGTGCCAATCTCGGGTTAATAGATGAAACAGAGAAAACTGCCCGTTGGCAAAATGATGAAAAATGGGCAAATCAATTTTGTTCAATCCCGCTCGAAAACGTATTAAACGATTGGTATCAACAACCTGTTTTTGCCCATTTAAATGACCAAGAACGCATTGCATTAATTCAAAAACGCGCGGGAAATTGCGGCGAAAACATAGGAAAAATGCTGAGAGCAACATCGCTCGCTAAACAACCTTATTTGGGTGACAAAGTGCGGTCAAGTTTGCTACCAATTTATTATTTTGTTGGTGAGAAAGATCAAAAATTTCGCCAAATTGCAGAATGCGAGAAGCTCAATACAAAATTGATTATTGGTGCTGGACACAATACCCATTTGGAAAATCCGATGGGTTTTGTGAAAGCATTGCAGGAAATTTTTGCATAA
- the ybiP_1 gene encoding sulfatase: protein MLAKLLHKFISNTAAQQIFAAILALILVIFASRLMIIGSGFDAHPSIKSVLLMAILLVMLNASKKIFWFVIFPFVLVHALYAPVGLTFGAPSYQYIASIFATDLLESKEFFSQLPLKNFLYPLGILFCIWQFRSLTQKFSVHFYKNKIFLAAITVFLLWSMGPLKFVTETYTASIKVQDELSRLNNLALDSQWGTSTLAESKYDDYVLIIGESARKDYHNAYGYPADNTPFMSTAKGTLIDGFTAGGTNTIASLKLMLTKPDTKNWEGNYALNFIDLIKSASLKTVWISNQGYLGQFDTPISAIANQSDEKIFLKSGDSLNSNTSDFALLPKFTQVLEQPAQGKRFIVLHLYGSHPITCDRLSDYEKLYSDYDIDEKYYNVNCYASSMKKTDEVIKRVYDELVKNNEKSHRTFSMIYFSDHGLAQHETETSVDIHNSAGKSKRHFDIPLFKISSDDTERHVYKVFKSGLNFTDGVAKWIGIQNAKLNADADLFSNTPDKDDYGLKAQIDKIDAPDDPAIVIPLKKKAQ from the coding sequence GTGTTAGCCAAACTACTCCATAAATTTATTTCTAATACGGCAGCTCAACAAATCTTCGCAGCTATCTTAGCTCTCATTCTTGTGATTTTTGCCAGCCGATTGATGATTATCGGTTCTGGATTTGATGCACATCCCAGCATCAAATCCGTATTATTGATGGCAATTTTATTAGTTATGCTAAACGCATCCAAAAAGATTTTCTGGTTTGTCATTTTTCCATTCGTATTAGTTCATGCACTTTACGCTCCCGTTGGACTCACGTTTGGTGCACCTTCCTATCAGTATATTGCATCCATATTTGCAACAGATCTTCTTGAAAGCAAAGAATTTTTCTCACAGTTACCACTTAAAAATTTCTTATATCCGCTTGGAATTTTATTCTGTATTTGGCAATTTCGTTCACTTACTCAAAAATTCAGTGTACATTTTTATAAAAATAAAATTTTTCTCGCTGCGATAACTGTTTTTCTATTATGGAGTATGGGGCCATTAAAATTTGTCACTGAAACTTACACCGCAAGCATCAAAGTACAAGACGAACTCTCGCGTCTCAATAACTTAGCACTTGATAGCCAATGGGGAACATCTACACTTGCCGAATCAAAATATGATGATTATGTATTAATCATCGGTGAAAGTGCACGAAAAGATTACCATAATGCTTATGGTTATCCCGCAGACAATACGCCATTTATGTCCACAGCAAAAGGAACATTAATTGACGGCTTTACCGCAGGTGGCACAAACACTATCGCTTCCCTAAAATTGATGCTCACCAAACCAGACACTAAAAATTGGGAAGGTAATTATGCTTTAAATTTCATTGACCTAATAAAATCCGCAAGCCTTAAAACTGTTTGGATCTCAAACCAAGGTTATTTAGGACAATTTGATACGCCAATTTCGGCTATTGCTAACCAAAGCGATGAAAAGATTTTTTTAAAATCAGGCGACAGCTTAAACTCAAATACAAGTGATTTTGCGTTACTGCCTAAATTTACCCAAGTACTCGAACAACCTGCACAAGGTAAACGTTTTATTGTGCTGCATTTATACGGCTCACACCCTATTACCTGTGACCGTCTAAGCGATTACGAAAAACTTTATAGTGATTACGATATCGATGAAAAATATTACAACGTCAACTGTTACGCGTCTTCAATGAAGAAAACCGATGAAGTCATTAAGCGTGTATATGATGAATTAGTTAAAAACAACGAAAAATCGCACCGCACTTTTTCGATGATTTACTTTTCCGATCACGGATTAGCACAACATGAAACCGAAACGAGTGTAGATATTCATAATAGTGCGGGCAAAAGTAAACGTCATTTCGATATTCCATTATTTAAAATTTCAAGTGATGATACCGAACGCCACGTCTATAAAGTGTTTAAATCAGGCTTAAACTTTACGGATGGCGTGGCAAAATGGATAGGGATTCAAAATGCCAAACTCAATGCGGACGCGGATTTATTTAGCAACACGCCTGACAAAGATGACTATGGGTTAAAAGCACAAATCGATAAAATTGATGCGCCAGACGATCCCGCTATTGTCATTCCATTAAAGAAAAAGGCGCAATAA
- the katA gene encoding catalase, with the protein MSESKCPFHHTSLTMNNGAPVTDNQNSMTAGPRGPLLAQDLWLNEKLANFVREVIPERRMHAKGSGAFGKFTVTHDITQYTKAAIFSEIGKETELFARFTTVAGERGAADAERDIRGFAVKFYTEQGNWDLVGNNTPVFFLRDPRKFPDLNKAVKRDPRTNMRSATNNWDFWTLLPEAFHQVTIVMSERGIPASYRHMHGFGSHTYSFINANNERFWVKFHFRTQQGIKNLTNEEAAAIIANDRESHQRDLYEAIENGNFPKWTLYVQIMPETDAEKVSYHPFDLTKVWPHKDYPLIEVGIMELNRNPANFFADVEQSAFAPSNLVPGISVSPDRMLQARLFNYADAQRYRLGVNFNQIPVNAPRCPVHSNARDGQGRVDGNYGSTIHYEPNSFGQWQEQAQYKEPPLKINDDADFWDYRQDDSDYFSQPRTLFKLMTEKEKQSLFTNTAAAMGDALDFIKYRHIRNCYFCDPEYGEGVAKALKMTVPDAMEAYNTDPALGQPGLLKPNF; encoded by the coding sequence ATGTCTGAATCAAAATGCCCTTTCCATCACACATCTCTCACCATGAATAATGGTGCCCCAGTGACGGATAATCAAAACAGTATGACTGCTGGTCCACGTGGCCCTTTACTTGCGCAAGATCTTTGGTTAAACGAAAAGTTAGCGAATTTCGTACGTGAAGTCATTCCAGAACGTCGTATGCACGCAAAAGGATCGGGTGCATTTGGTAAATTTACTGTCACACATGATATTACTCAATACACCAAAGCTGCTATTTTTAGTGAGATAGGAAAAGAAACTGAATTATTTGCTCGTTTTACTACTGTTGCAGGTGAACGTGGTGCAGCGGACGCTGAACGTGATATCCGTGGATTTGCAGTAAAATTTTATACTGAACAAGGAAACTGGGATTTAGTTGGTAATAACACACCAGTATTCTTCTTACGTGATCCACGTAAATTTCCTGATTTAAATAAAGCTGTAAAACGCGATCCTCGTACTAATATGCGTTCAGCAACAAACAACTGGGATTTCTGGACATTACTACCAGAAGCATTTCACCAAGTCACTATTGTTATGTCAGAACGTGGTATCCCTGCGTCTTATCGTCATATGCACGGCTTTGGTTCACATACATATAGTTTTATCAATGCTAATAATGAGCGTTTTTGGGTAAAATTCCATTTTCGAACCCAACAAGGTATTAAAAATCTAACTAATGAAGAGGCTGCCGCTATCATTGCAAACGATCGTGAATCACATCAACGCGATTTGTATGAAGCAATTGAGAACGGTAACTTCCCGAAATGGACACTTTATGTTCAAATTATGCCTGAAACGGATGCAGAGAAAGTATCATATCATCCTTTTGACTTAACCAAAGTATGGCCACATAAAGATTATCCATTAATTGAAGTTGGCATAATGGAATTGAATCGCAACCCAGCAAACTTTTTTGCGGATGTAGAACAATCTGCCTTTGCGCCTAGTAATTTAGTACCAGGGATTAGCGTATCCCCAGACCGTATGTTACAAGCACGCCTTTTCAACTATGCCGATGCACAACGCTACCGCTTAGGGGTAAATTTCAATCAAATCCCTGTCAATGCACCACGTTGTCCTGTACATAGTAATGCACGTGATGGCCAAGGTCGTGTTGATGGCAATTATGGTAGCACAATCCATTATGAGCCCAATAGCTTTGGACAATGGCAAGAACAAGCACAATATAAAGAACCACCATTAAAAATTAACGACGATGCAGATTTTTGGGACTACCGCCAAGACGATTCCGATTATTTTAGCCAACCACGCACATTGTTTAAGCTTATGACAGAAAAAGAAAAACAATCGCTTTTTACTAATACAGCTGCAGCAATGGGAGATGCGTTAGATTTCATCAAATATCGTCATATTCGTAACTGCTATTTCTGCGATCCAGAATACGGTGAAGGTGTTGCCAAAGCCCTAAAAATGACAGTTCCAGATGCTATGGAAGCCTACAATACCGACCCAGCATTAGGTCAACCAGGTTTATTAAAACCTAACTTTTAA
- the pyrH gene encoding uridylate kinase — protein sequence MSKPIYKRILLKLSGEALQGAEGFGIDPSILDRMALEIKELLSMGVEVGVVLGGGNLFRGAKLAKAGMNRVVGDHMGMLATVMNGLAMRDALHRADVNAKLMSAFQLNGICDTYNWSEAIKMLREKRVVIFSGGTGSPFFTTDSAACLRGIEIEADVVLKATKVDGVYDCDPAKNPEAKLFNTLSYADVIEQELQVMDLAAFTLARDHGMPIRVFNMGKPGALREVVTGLSEGTIIS from the coding sequence ATGAGCAAACCAATTTACAAACGTATTCTTTTAAAATTAAGTGGCGAAGCCTTGCAAGGTGCTGAAGGTTTTGGTATTGATCCATCAATTTTGGATCGAATGGCACTAGAAATTAAAGAATTATTATCGATGGGTGTTGAAGTCGGTGTAGTATTAGGTGGCGGTAATTTATTCCGTGGTGCAAAATTAGCGAAAGCAGGGATGAACCGTGTTGTAGGCGACCATATGGGGATGTTGGCAACAGTCATGAATGGTTTAGCAATGCGTGACGCGTTGCACCGCGCTGATGTGAATGCGAAATTGATGTCTGCTTTCCAATTAAATGGTATTTGTGATACTTATAACTGGTCTGAAGCCATTAAAATGTTACGTGAAAAACGCGTGGTTATTTTCTCAGGTGGTACGGGTAGCCCATTCTTCACTACCGATTCTGCCGCTTGTTTACGTGGCATTGAAATTGAAGCTGATGTGGTGTTAAAAGCGACTAAAGTAGATGGTGTTTACGATTGTGATCCGGCTAAAAACCCAGAAGCAAAATTATTTAATACCTTAAGTTATGCGGATGTGATTGAACAAGAATTACAAGTGATGGATTTAGCTGCATTTACTTTAGCACGCGACCACGGTATGCCAATTCGTGTGTTTAATATGGGGAAACCTGGTGCATTGCGAGAAGTGGTGACCGGTTTGTCTGAAGGCACGATTATTTCTTAA
- the frr gene encoding ribosome recycling factor translates to MINEIKKDTQDRMEKSLEALKGHISKIRTGRAQPSLLDAIQVEYYGSATPLRQLANVVAEDARTLAVTVFDRSLIQAVEKAILTSDLGLNPSSAGTTIRVPLPPLTEERRKDLIKLVKSEGEQGKVAVRNVRRDANDKIKALLKDKEISENDQRKAEEEIQKITDSFIKKVDEVLADKEKELMDF, encoded by the coding sequence ATGATTAACGAAATCAAAAAAGACACTCAAGATCGTATGGAAAAAAGCCTTGAAGCACTCAAAGGGCATATTTCAAAAATTCGTACAGGACGTGCTCAACCATCATTATTAGATGCAATTCAAGTGGAATATTACGGTTCTGCGACACCATTACGTCAATTAGCAAATGTTGTTGCAGAAGATGCGCGTACTTTAGCGGTGACTGTGTTTGATCGTTCACTCATTCAAGCAGTCGAAAAAGCAATTTTAACTTCTGATTTAGGCTTAAATCCATCATCAGCGGGTACAACAATCCGTGTGCCATTGCCACCATTAACAGAAGAACGCCGTAAGGATTTGATTAAACTAGTAAAATCCGAAGGTGAACAAGGTAAAGTGGCTGTGCGTAATGTGCGTCGTGATGCAAATGATAAAATCAAAGCATTATTAAAAGATAAAGAAATCAGCGAAAACGATCAACGTAAAGCGGAAGAAGAAATTCAAAAAATCACTGACAGTTTCATCAAAAAAGTGGATGAAGTGTTAGCTGATAAAGAAAAAGAATTGATGGATTTCTAA
- the dxr gene encoding 1-deoxy-D-xylulose 5-phosphate reductoisomerase: protein MKKQNLVILGSTGSIGTSTLSVIEHNPEKYRAFALVGGRNLDLMLAQCVQFQPEFAALDDESAAKKLCEKLTALGSKTQVLSGQKAICELAAHEQADQVMAAIVGAAGLLPTLSAVKASKRVLLANKESLVTCGQIFIDAVKKYGAKLLPVDSEHNAIFQSLPPDAQQKIGFCPLKELGVSKIVLTGSGGPFRYTDLNEFEHITPEQAVAHPNWSMGKKISVDSATMMNKGLEYIEARWLFNASEDEMEIIIHPQSIIHSMVRYIDGSVIAQMGNPDMRTPIAETMAYPHRTFAGVEALDFYKLNGLTFLEPDFNRYPNLKLAIDAFAEGQYATTAMNAANEIAVDAFLKAQIKFTDIAKVNAKVVESVKPQTISCIDDVLDVDRQARELAKQFI from the coding sequence ATGAAAAAACAAAACTTAGTGATTCTTGGTTCAACGGGGTCGATTGGAACAAGTACACTTTCTGTCATTGAGCATAATCCTGAAAAATATCGAGCATTTGCTTTAGTAGGTGGGCGTAATTTGGATTTAATGCTTGCACAATGCGTCCAATTTCAGCCTGAATTTGCTGCATTAGATGATGAAAGCGCGGCTAAAAAATTATGTGAAAAACTCACCGCACTTGGTTCGAAAACCCAAGTTCTAAGTGGGCAAAAAGCAATTTGTGAACTGGCAGCTCATGAGCAAGCGGATCAAGTAATGGCCGCGATTGTGGGGGCAGCAGGGCTTCTGCCTACATTGTCGGCAGTGAAAGCCAGTAAGCGTGTACTTTTAGCGAATAAAGAAAGTTTAGTGACTTGTGGGCAAATTTTTATCGATGCCGTGAAAAAATATGGGGCAAAATTATTACCCGTAGATAGTGAACATAATGCGATTTTTCAGTCTTTGCCACCAGATGCACAGCAAAAAATAGGCTTTTGTCCGTTGAAAGAATTAGGTGTCAGCAAAATTGTATTAACGGGTTCAGGGGGACCATTCCGTTATACAGATTTGAATGAATTTGAGCATATTACGCCAGAACAAGCGGTTGCACACCCCAATTGGTCTATGGGAAAGAAAATTTCAGTAGATAGCGCCACAATGATGAATAAAGGATTAGAGTATATTGAGGCGCGTTGGTTGTTTAATGCAAGCGAGGATGAAATGGAGATAATCATTCATCCACAATCGATCATTCATTCTATGGTTCGTTATATTGATGGTTCTGTCATTGCGCAAATGGGAAATCCCGATATGCGTACGCCAATAGCGGAAACGATGGCATATCCACATCGTACATTTGCAGGTGTAGAAGCGTTGGATTTCTATAAATTAAATGGGCTAACGTTTCTAGAGCCGGATTTTAATCGTTATCCAAATCTTAAACTCGCGATAGATGCTTTTGCCGAAGGACAATACGCAACCACAGCAATGAATGCGGCCAATGAAATTGCGGTAGATGCTTTTTTAAAAGCGCAAATTAAGTTTACGGATATTGCTAAAGTTAATGCGAAAGTGGTTGAAAGTGTTAAACCCCAAACAATCAGTTGCATTGATGATGTATTAGACGTTGATAGGCAAGCAAGAGAATTAGCAAAACAATTTATTTAG
- a CDS encoding 5-formyltetrahydrofolate cyclo-ligase → MQKSISALRAQLRNAIRRTRHNLTALEQSQAEKIVTQKALDLISKRKAKNIALYLSFDGEISTQLLIETLWRMGKKVYLPVLHPFCKGHLLFLRYTQESLLIPNQFGIPEPQLNVKNILPINQLDIIFTPLVAFDKQGNRLGMGGGFYDRTLQDWHSKNFIPVGLAHQCQQVEQLPIETWDMPLFDILVG, encoded by the coding sequence ATGCAAAAATCAATCTCAGCACTACGCGCTCAACTCCGCAATGCCATTCGTAGAACCCGTCATAATTTAACCGCACTTGAGCAATCTCAAGCAGAGAAAATAGTGACGCAAAAAGCATTAGACTTAATTTCAAAACGCAAAGCAAAAAACATTGCGCTCTATCTGTCTTTTGATGGTGAAATTTCCACACAATTACTTATTGAAACACTTTGGCGTATGGGAAAAAAGGTTTATTTGCCGGTGCTTCATCCTTTTTGTAAAGGACATTTGCTTTTTTTACGTTATACGCAAGAAAGTCTCTTAATACCTAATCAATTCGGCATCCCCGAACCACAATTAAATGTGAAGAACATTCTACCCATTAATCAACTCGATATTATTTTCACGCCGTTAGTGGCATTTGATAAACAGGGTAATCGGCTAGGTATGGGCGGTGGTTTTTACGATCGAACCTTACAAGATTGGCATTCAAAAAACTTTATTCCTGTGGGACTGGCTCATCAATGTCAACAAGTGGAACAGCTGCCTATTGAGACTTGGGATATGCCTTTATTTGATATTTTAGTGGGATAA
- the zapA gene encoding cell division protein ZapA, whose product MAMIELNFLGQVVRLNAPVEQHESLREAARILDQRVVEMKERMQTVQVERALNIVALNLSFELLQEKMKNSETEKVLQNQIQQLSASLETIFSCSTNQQTAYEIQ is encoded by the coding sequence ATGGCAATGATTGAACTGAATTTCTTAGGTCAGGTTGTGCGTTTAAACGCCCCTGTAGAACAACATGAAAGCTTACGTGAAGCCGCACGAATTTTAGATCAACGAGTTGTGGAAATGAAAGAACGCATGCAAACTGTACAAGTCGAACGCGCGCTAAACATTGTTGCATTGAACTTAAGTTTTGAATTGCTACAAGAAAAAATGAAAAATAGTGAAACTGAAAAAGTACTACAGAATCAGATCCAGCAGTTAAGTGCGTCTTTAGAAACCATTTTTTCTTGTTCAACAAATCAGCAAACAGCCTATGAAATTCAATAA
- a CDS encoding yecA family protein: protein MAEYSTLQQQLKNAQLELSPAELHGFLTGLLCGGVRDQSWQSLLYQMTNDNHAYPTALLTEVTEIYQEIDRTLSDIDGFNFEILLPEDDNVFVQADALCEWTNHFLLGLGLNQPKLDKEKGEIGEALDDLNDICQLGYDEEDNQEELAEALEEIIEYVRTIAALFYAHFRPQESTAQPTIH, encoded by the coding sequence ATGGCTGAATATTCAACACTCCAACAACAATTAAAAAACGCACAGCTCGAATTATCTCCCGCCGAATTACACGGTTTTCTAACGGGATTACTTTGTGGAGGTGTTCGAGATCAAAGTTGGCAATCATTACTTTATCAAATGACGAACGATAATCATGCTTACCCAACCGCATTATTGACGGAAGTGACAGAAATCTATCAAGAAATTGACCGCACTTTGTCCGATATTGATGGTTTTAATTTTGAAATTTTACTGCCAGAAGATGACAATGTATTTGTGCAAGCGGATGCATTATGTGAGTGGACAAATCATTTCTTGCTCGGTTTGGGCTTGAATCAACCTAAATTAGATAAAGAAAAAGGCGAAATCGGCGAAGCACTCGATGATTTGAATGATATTTGTCAACTTGGTTACGATGAAGAAGATAATCAAGAAGAATTAGCGGAAGCACTAGAAGAAATTATTGAATACGTACGTACCATTGCGGCATTGTTTTATGCGCATTTTCGCCCACAGGAAAGTACTGCGCAACCAACGATTCACTAG